The Arthrobacter sp. NicSoilC5 genome has a window encoding:
- the nucS gene encoding endonuclease NucS encodes MRLVIAHCSVDYVGRLKAHLPLATRLLLVKADGSVLVHSDGGSYKPLNWMSPPATLRVTSPDEVDLELGVVEQWTVQSAKTDDRLIINIHEKVSESSHDLGVDPGLIKDGVEADLQRLLADQIETLGQGYSLIRREYFTAIGPVDILARDADGATVAIELKRRGDIDGVEQLTRYLELLNRDPLLAPVRGIFAAQQIKPQAKVLANDRGIDCVTLDYDAMRGVDDSESRLF; translated from the coding sequence GTGCGACTCGTCATAGCCCATTGCTCCGTTGATTACGTTGGCCGGCTCAAGGCCCATCTCCCCCTCGCCACCCGGCTCCTGCTGGTGAAGGCTGACGGCTCCGTGCTGGTGCACTCCGACGGCGGTTCCTACAAGCCGCTGAACTGGATGAGCCCGCCGGCAACCCTGCGCGTTACGTCCCCGGACGAGGTGGACCTCGAGCTGGGCGTAGTGGAGCAGTGGACCGTGCAGTCGGCCAAGACCGATGACCGGCTCATCATCAACATCCACGAGAAGGTCAGCGAGTCCTCCCACGATCTGGGCGTGGACCCGGGGCTGATCAAGGACGGCGTGGAAGCGGACCTGCAGCGGTTGCTGGCCGACCAGATCGAAACGCTGGGCCAGGGCTACTCCCTGATCAGGCGCGAGTACTTCACGGCGATCGGACCCGTGGACATCCTGGCCCGGGACGCCGATGGTGCCACGGTGGCCATTGAACTCAAGCGCCGCGGGGACATCGACGGCGTGGAGCAGCTGACCAGGTACCTGGAACTGCTCAACCGCGATCCCCTGCTGGCACCTGTCCGCGGGATCTTTGCAGCCCAGCAGATCAAGCCGCAGGCGAAGGTACTGGCCAACGACCGCGGGATCGACTGCGTCACCCTTGACTATGACGCCATGCGCGGGGTCGACGACAGCGAATCCCGGCTCTTCTAG
- a CDS encoding cold-shock protein, whose protein sequence is MAQGTVKWFNAEKGFGFITPDDSDGDVFVHYSEIQTGGFKTLDENQRVQFEIGQGAKGPQATGVTLV, encoded by the coding sequence ATGGCACAGGGAACCGTCAAGTGGTTCAACGCTGAAAAGGGCTTCGGCTTCATCACCCCGGACGACTCCGATGGCGATGTCTTCGTTCACTACTCCGAGATCCAGACCGGTGGCTTCAAGACCCTCGACGAGAACCAGCGCGTTCAGTTCGAAATCGGCCAGGGTGCCAAGGGCCCCCAGGCCACCGGCGTAACGCTGGTCTAG
- a CDS encoding phosphatidylglycerol lysyltransferase domain-containing protein, with protein sequence MWAAVGRPAVRQALGTLKSMPFTLGVLVAFLAAAALTGSFLDGPPEQLLGLASVSGPGLREGQWWSLFTSLFFATNPLAYLTASLMIVLLLGLAERKLGRRAAVGLFFGGQFAAVTVFLLVTQLAGYVGDGWLDRMVDDSLIGPYAPVLTAGLAASARITLLWQRRLRTVVLSISILLVLYVGHAETIIGLIGALLGLLAGWWIQGDQGRLHRHRSTGRETRNLLALTVAVFAVGPILTGITRAPTGPLALLRDVVLSPMPTLSQLVFNCGATVDASCLETGRAGFAGPFGLALAVVPVILLLICADGMRRGRRLALNIALAIQLAVTALAAVYLALFALVPSRLQGTHATPLSSAFAHVLPLVVVPLLLAVVLWLNRRQFRVQTRPGARRTLGAVVCGTWLVLASSYTVAWFSSGGLARDGGLLGLFAELARQYVPVPIPQHFRRVFPERDSAEALLFAYSGPIFWLVALVAVWWVLVGRHHGLNFGRQDRDRARQLLHQGGGPLSWMALWEPNTYWFSPDGAGAMAFQQHGTVALTLGGAFGERKAEQRVTEGFLDYCRSQALIPALYSCDDTLWPALRERGFSRVAVAQETRLALNQLEFKGKEWQNVRTALNRAAKLGVHAVWGSYHSLPAALRSRLNEVSEEWAAGKSVPEMGFTLGGVDELDDEEVLCCLAVDGNGAVHGVTSWLPVYDGGRLVSRTLDVMRRGSEGFPGVMEFLIASAVLELRDSVDMISLSGSPLASRPEDAAQGDAAGDAEREEDAAATDEGAQNLVRILDLVGHALEPVYGFRSLAAFKSRFKPEYRALYLYYQDPLHLPAIGRALTRAYLPGLSLAQGARLVRKLVT encoded by the coding sequence ATGTGGGCCGCCGTCGGGCGCCCTGCCGTCCGGCAGGCGCTGGGCACACTGAAATCGATGCCCTTCACACTTGGTGTGCTGGTCGCCTTCCTGGCTGCTGCCGCACTGACCGGGAGCTTCCTGGATGGACCGCCGGAGCAACTCCTGGGACTGGCGTCCGTCAGCGGGCCCGGCCTGCGCGAGGGTCAGTGGTGGTCGCTGTTCACCAGCCTGTTCTTCGCCACCAACCCGCTGGCCTACCTCACCGCGTCGCTGATGATTGTCCTGCTGCTCGGACTCGCCGAGCGCAAGCTGGGCCGGCGCGCCGCCGTCGGACTCTTCTTTGGCGGCCAGTTTGCCGCCGTCACGGTGTTCCTCCTGGTCACCCAGCTGGCGGGGTACGTGGGGGACGGCTGGCTGGACAGGATGGTGGATGACAGCCTCATCGGGCCCTATGCGCCGGTCCTGACGGCGGGCCTTGCCGCCAGTGCGCGGATCACGCTGCTGTGGCAGCGCCGGCTCCGCACCGTGGTGCTGTCGATCTCGATCCTGCTGGTTCTCTACGTCGGTCACGCCGAGACCATCATTGGGCTCATCGGTGCCCTGCTTGGCCTCCTGGCAGGGTGGTGGATCCAGGGTGACCAGGGCCGGCTCCATCGCCACCGGTCCACCGGCCGCGAGACCAGGAACCTCCTGGCCCTCACCGTTGCCGTCTTTGCCGTGGGCCCCATCCTGACGGGAATCACGCGCGCGCCCACCGGCCCCCTTGCCCTGCTGCGGGACGTCGTGCTGAGTCCGATGCCCACGCTCAGCCAGCTCGTGTTCAACTGTGGCGCCACCGTTGATGCCTCCTGCCTGGAAACAGGCAGGGCAGGATTCGCCGGGCCGTTCGGCCTGGCGCTGGCAGTGGTGCCGGTCATCCTGCTGCTGATCTGCGCGGACGGCATGCGCCGGGGCCGCCGGCTGGCGCTCAACATCGCCTTGGCCATCCAGCTGGCTGTCACGGCGCTGGCGGCGGTCTACCTGGCCCTGTTCGCCCTGGTTCCCTCACGCCTTCAGGGCACGCATGCCACGCCGCTGTCCTCGGCCTTCGCCCACGTGCTGCCACTCGTGGTCGTCCCCCTGCTGCTGGCGGTGGTCCTGTGGCTGAACCGCCGCCAGTTCCGCGTGCAGACCCGGCCGGGTGCCCGGCGCACCCTCGGGGCCGTGGTCTGCGGAACGTGGCTTGTCCTGGCCAGTTCCTACACCGTGGCCTGGTTCTCGTCCGGCGGCCTGGCCCGCGACGGCGGCCTGCTGGGCCTTTTCGCGGAGTTGGCCCGGCAGTATGTTCCGGTGCCCATACCCCAGCATTTCCGCCGGGTCTTCCCGGAACGGGACAGCGCCGAAGCCCTCCTGTTCGCCTACTCGGGGCCAATCTTCTGGCTCGTGGCCCTGGTGGCCGTGTGGTGGGTCCTCGTGGGCCGGCACCATGGCCTGAACTTCGGCCGGCAGGACCGGGACCGCGCCCGGCAACTGCTCCACCAGGGCGGCGGCCCGCTGTCCTGGATGGCGCTGTGGGAGCCCAACACTTACTGGTTCAGCCCGGACGGCGCCGGTGCCATGGCTTTCCAGCAGCACGGGACGGTGGCACTGACCCTGGGCGGCGCCTTTGGTGAGCGCAAGGCGGAGCAGCGCGTGACGGAGGGGTTCCTGGACTACTGCCGCAGCCAGGCGCTGATCCCCGCACTGTATTCCTGCGACGACACGCTGTGGCCGGCGCTCAGGGAACGGGGCTTCTCCCGGGTGGCGGTGGCGCAGGAGACGCGGCTGGCGCTGAACCAGCTGGAGTTCAAGGGAAAGGAATGGCAGAACGTCAGGACGGCCCTGAACCGCGCCGCCAAGCTGGGGGTGCATGCGGTCTGGGGCTCCTACCATTCGCTGCCGGCCGCACTCAGGTCGCGGTTGAACGAAGTGTCCGAGGAATGGGCGGCCGGTAAATCCGTTCCCGAAATGGGCTTCACGCTTGGGGGAGTGGACGAACTCGATGACGAGGAAGTCCTCTGCTGCCTGGCCGTGGACGGCAACGGTGCGGTCCACGGCGTGACCAGTTGGCTTCCGGTGTACGACGGCGGGCGGCTGGTCAGCCGGACGCTGGACGTCATGCGCAGGGGCAGTGAGGGCTTTCCCGGGGTCATGGAGTTCCTTATCGCTTCTGCCGTCCTTGAGCTGCGCGATTCAGTGGACATGATCTCGCTGTCAGGCTCGCCCCTGGCCAGCCGTCCGGAGGACGCAGCCCAGGGCGACGCAGCAGGGGACGCCGAAAGGGAGGAAGACGCAGCCGCCACCGATGAGGGCGCGCAGAACCTCGTGAGGATCCTGGACCTGGTGGGCCACGCGCTTGAGCCCGTCTATGGCTTCCGCTCCCTGGCAGCCTTCAAATCCCGGTTCAAGCCCGAGTACCGGGCGCTGTACCTGTACTACCAGGACCCGCTGCACCTGCCCGCCATCGGGAGGGCGCTGACGCGCGCCTACCTGCCGGGGCTTTCCCTTGCCCAGGGCGCCCGCCTGGTCCGCAAATTAGTAACCTGA
- a CDS encoding alpha/beta hydrolase-fold protein, which translates to MDWFSDIRLTDGPLYGTVLVLGVGGAAYLLVPPRRASMTSVHRARTWALRILLAAAAAFALVATVHWALINVFTVFPEDLPDPVLLWLVPGVAAVLLGLLRLPRTGWGGRGAGILAMLLVVLLSAIQINAYFGLNRTVSDLLGTALARIPVLEQDVMRHAGESDGVPLQGWKPEGELPAGGELRKSAIPGTASGMSTRDAFIYLPPAYFAANRPALPVLVLVAGQPGGPADWLTGGAIRGHMDSFAAAHGGVAPVVVIPDPNGSQSANTMCMDSRIAKADTYLSQDVPRWISSTLAVDTNHRHWAVGGFSFGGTCAVQMGTRHPDIYADVLAFSSEAEPAIAKERQKTIDAAFPGNPEEFTKQTPLEIMKHQRFESSGMYLTAGQNDPEFVGNLRTLAAAAENAGFTVQAHEVEHTGHSWDTSSKRFADALQFLGSQWGLQW; encoded by the coding sequence GTGGACTGGTTTTCAGACATCCGGCTCACGGACGGTCCACTGTATGGAACCGTCCTGGTATTGGGAGTTGGCGGCGCAGCCTATCTCCTGGTGCCGCCCCGGCGTGCCTCCATGACGTCCGTGCACCGGGCCCGGACCTGGGCGCTGCGTATCCTCCTTGCTGCCGCCGCCGCGTTTGCGCTGGTGGCCACGGTGCACTGGGCCCTCATCAATGTCTTCACTGTCTTCCCGGAGGACCTGCCGGATCCCGTACTGCTGTGGCTGGTGCCCGGTGTGGCGGCGGTCCTCCTGGGCCTGCTCCGCCTGCCCAGGACGGGCTGGGGCGGACGCGGTGCCGGAATCCTCGCCATGCTGCTGGTGGTACTGCTCTCAGCAATCCAGATCAACGCCTACTTTGGCCTGAACAGGACGGTAAGCGACCTTTTGGGAACGGCACTGGCCCGGATACCGGTCCTCGAGCAGGACGTCATGCGGCACGCCGGCGAATCTGACGGTGTCCCGCTCCAGGGCTGGAAGCCCGAGGGGGAGTTGCCGGCCGGAGGCGAACTGCGGAAGTCCGCTATCCCGGGAACAGCCTCCGGGATGTCTACCCGGGATGCCTTCATCTACCTTCCCCCTGCCTATTTTGCTGCCAACAGGCCCGCGCTGCCCGTGCTGGTTCTGGTGGCCGGGCAGCCCGGCGGCCCGGCGGACTGGCTCACCGGTGGCGCAATCCGCGGCCATATGGATTCATTCGCCGCGGCACACGGCGGGGTGGCTCCGGTGGTGGTCATTCCGGACCCGAACGGGTCGCAGTCCGCAAACACTATGTGCATGGACAGCCGCATCGCCAAGGCAGACACCTACCTGTCCCAGGACGTGCCCCGCTGGATCAGTTCCACCCTGGCGGTGGACACCAACCACCGCCACTGGGCCGTGGGCGGGTTCTCCTTCGGCGGCACCTGCGCAGTGCAGATGGGAACACGGCATCCGGACATTTACGCGGACGTGCTGGCATTTTCCAGCGAGGCCGAACCCGCCATTGCCAAGGAACGGCAGAAGACCATCGACGCCGCCTTTCCTGGAAACCCCGAAGAATTCACCAAGCAGACTCCACTGGAGATCATGAAACACCAACGGTTCGAGTCCAGCGGCATGTACCTTACGGCAGGCCAAAACGATCCGGAGTTCGTGGGGAACCTCCGGACACTGGCCGCCGCGGCAGAGAACGCGGGCTTCACCGTCCAGGCGCACGAGGTGGAACACACAGGCCACTCCTGGGATACGTCGTCCAAGCGCTTTGCGGACGCACTGCAGTTCCTGGGCAGCCAATGGGGCCTGCAGTGGTGA
- a CDS encoding DUF2550 domain-containing protein codes for MDAPGISFIALAIAFGLLIFALCLSGVRRFNLRRALGTVDASICVAGNSWQMGVCRYQDNDLEWFRLISLSVRPKYTFKRSSLELLGRRKPTEAEAVKVQPDVVIVELRYEGQDLHFAMKFDAYTGLSSWLEAGPVIGVGTWR; via the coding sequence ATGGACGCACCGGGTATTTCGTTCATCGCACTGGCAATCGCGTTCGGATTGCTGATCTTTGCACTGTGCCTTTCGGGGGTGCGCCGCTTCAACCTGCGGCGTGCCCTCGGCACGGTGGACGCCTCCATTTGCGTAGCTGGAAACAGCTGGCAGATGGGGGTTTGTCGTTATCAGGACAACGACCTTGAATGGTTCAGGCTCATCTCCCTGAGCGTCCGCCCCAAGTACACCTTCAAACGGAGCTCCCTGGAGCTCCTGGGGCGCAGGAAACCCACCGAAGCTGAAGCCGTCAAAGTCCAGCCGGACGTGGTGATCGTCGAACTCCGGTACGAGGGGCAGGACCTGCACTTCGCCATGAAATTCGACGCCTATACGGGTCTTTCCTCCTGGCTGGAAGCGGGTCCGGTCATCGGCGTGGGGACCTGGCGCTAG
- a CDS encoding F0F1 ATP synthase subunit epsilon: MAELEVEIVAADHFVWSGAAKMVKARTSDGEIGILPGHSPLLAILAEGELAIQPVSGDRIAVDVDGGFFSVDNNRVVIVADNAQLGGSATAGIR; this comes from the coding sequence ATGGCTGAGCTTGAGGTTGAGATTGTCGCAGCGGACCACTTTGTGTGGTCCGGAGCGGCCAAGATGGTCAAGGCCCGCACCAGCGATGGTGAAATCGGAATCCTGCCCGGCCACTCGCCCCTGCTGGCGATCCTGGCCGAGGGTGAACTGGCAATCCAGCCGGTATCCGGGGACCGTATTGCGGTAGATGTGGACGGTGGATTCTTCTCCGTCGACAACAACCGTGTGGTTATCGTTGCTGACAACGCCCAGCTGGGCGGCTCGGCTACCGCTGGGATCCGCTAG
- the atpD gene encoding F0F1 ATP synthase subunit beta, protein MTATATEHVAATSGATGRIARVIGPVVDVEFPADAIPSIYNALTTEITLNGETKTITFEVALHLGDNLIRAISLQATDGLVRGTGVIDTGAPISVPVGDGVKGHIFNVLGQPLDVAESELEVSERWPIHRKAPSFASLEGSTEMLETGIKVIDLLTPYIKGGKIGLFGGAGVGKTVLIQEMITRVARNFGGTSVFAGVGERTREGNDLWVEMEEAGVLKDTALVFGQMDEPPGTRLRVALSALTMAEYFRDVQNQDVLLFIDNIFRFTQAGSEVSTLLGRMPSAVGYQPNLADEMGLLQERITSTKGHSITSMQAIYVPADDYTDPAPATTFAHLDATTELSREIASRGLYPAVDPLTSTSRILDPQYIGKDHYNTAVRVKQILQKNKELQDIIAILGVDELSEEDKIVVSRARRIQQFLSQNTYTAKQFTGVEGSTVSIKDTVEGFAAICDGELDHIAEQAFFNVGGLDDVERQWAKIQEQTK, encoded by the coding sequence ATGACTGCCACTGCTACCGAACACGTAGCCGCAACGTCCGGTGCAACCGGCCGTATTGCGCGCGTAATCGGCCCGGTTGTCGACGTCGAATTCCCGGCTGACGCAATCCCGTCGATCTATAACGCCCTTACCACCGAGATCACTCTCAACGGTGAGACCAAGACCATCACCTTCGAAGTTGCGCTGCACCTCGGCGACAACCTCATCCGCGCCATCTCGCTGCAGGCGACCGACGGCCTGGTCCGCGGCACCGGCGTCATTGACACCGGTGCCCCGATCTCCGTTCCCGTCGGCGACGGCGTCAAGGGCCACATCTTCAACGTGCTGGGCCAGCCCCTGGACGTTGCAGAGTCGGAACTGGAAGTCAGCGAACGCTGGCCCATCCACCGCAAGGCTCCCAGCTTCGCTTCGCTCGAAGGTTCCACCGAGATGCTGGAGACCGGCATCAAGGTCATCGACCTCCTCACCCCGTACATCAAGGGTGGAAAGATCGGCCTGTTCGGCGGCGCCGGCGTGGGGAAGACCGTTCTGATCCAGGAAATGATCACCCGTGTTGCCCGCAACTTCGGTGGTACTTCGGTGTTCGCCGGTGTTGGCGAGCGTACCCGTGAGGGCAACGACCTCTGGGTGGAAATGGAAGAGGCAGGCGTCCTCAAGGACACCGCCCTTGTTTTCGGCCAGATGGATGAGCCGCCGGGAACGCGCCTGCGCGTGGCCCTGTCCGCGCTGACCATGGCGGAGTACTTCCGCGATGTGCAGAACCAGGACGTGCTGCTCTTCATCGACAACATCTTCCGCTTCACCCAGGCAGGCTCCGAGGTTTCCACCCTGCTGGGCCGCATGCCTTCGGCCGTGGGCTACCAGCCCAACCTGGCGGACGAGATGGGCCTCCTGCAGGAGCGCATCACCTCCACCAAGGGCCACTCCATCACCTCGATGCAGGCCATCTACGTTCCCGCAGATGACTACACCGACCCGGCTCCGGCCACGACCTTCGCACACCTCGACGCGACCACGGAACTGTCCCGTGAAATCGCCTCCCGTGGTCTGTACCCGGCCGTTGACCCGCTGACGTCGACTTCCCGCATCCTGGATCCCCAGTACATCGGCAAGGACCACTACAACACGGCTGTCCGTGTGAAGCAGATCCTGCAGAAGAACAAGGAACTCCAGGACATCATCGCCATCCTCGGTGTCGATGAACTTTCCGAGGAAGACAAGATCGTCGTGTCGCGTGCACGCCGCATCCAGCAGTTCCTGTCGCAGAACACCTACACCGCCAAGCAGTTCACCGGCGTCGAGGGCTCCACGGTTTCCATCAAGGACACCGTGGAAGGCTTCGCAGCCATCTGCGACGGCGAACTCGACCACATCGCAGAGCAGGCCTTCTTCAACGTTGGCGGCCTCGATGACGTTGAGCGTCAGTGGGCCAAGATCCAGGAACAGACCAAGTAA
- a CDS encoding F0F1 ATP synthase subunit gamma: MGAQIRVYRQKISSTTSMRKIFKAMELIATSRIGKARARVAASLPYANAITRAVSAVASQSEIDHPLTTEPEQIRRAAVLVITSDRGLAGSYSASVLKQAEGLFELLHDEGKEVKTYLVGRKAQAYFEFRNREYTRVWTGGTDAPEFGTAREIGEALLADFATDFEEGGVDEIHVVYTRFKSMVTQEPTVIRLLPLEVVEEQAASESELLPLYEFEPETERVLDALLPRYIESRIFAAMLQAAASELAARQRAMKSAGDNATDLIKKYTRLRNTARQAEITQELSEIVAGADALAS; this comes from the coding sequence ATGGGAGCCCAGATCCGGGTCTACCGCCAGAAGATCAGCTCGACCACGTCGATGCGCAAGATCTTCAAGGCGATGGAACTGATCGCTACCTCGCGCATCGGGAAGGCCCGTGCGCGCGTAGCAGCTTCACTGCCTTACGCGAACGCGATCACGCGCGCCGTTTCTGCCGTCGCCAGCCAAAGCGAAATCGACCACCCGCTGACCACTGAGCCGGAGCAGATCCGCCGTGCCGCCGTCCTGGTAATCACCTCGGACCGTGGCCTCGCAGGATCCTACTCGGCCAGCGTGCTCAAGCAGGCGGAAGGTCTCTTCGAGCTGCTCCACGACGAAGGCAAGGAAGTCAAGACCTACCTCGTGGGCCGCAAGGCCCAGGCGTACTTCGAATTCCGGAACCGCGAGTACACGCGGGTCTGGACCGGAGGAACCGACGCTCCAGAGTTCGGCACCGCCCGTGAAATCGGCGAAGCGCTGCTGGCAGATTTCGCCACTGACTTCGAAGAGGGCGGCGTGGACGAAATCCACGTTGTCTACACCCGCTTCAAGTCCATGGTTACCCAGGAGCCGACGGTCATCCGTCTGCTCCCGCTGGAAGTAGTGGAAGAACAGGCTGCTTCCGAGTCGGAGCTCCTGCCGCTGTACGAGTTCGAGCCGGAAACCGAGCGTGTCCTTGACGCCCTGCTGCCGCGCTACATCGAATCGCGGATTTTCGCAGCCATGTTGCAGGCGGCAGCTTCCGAGCTTGCGGCCCGCCAGCGGGCGATGAAGTCCGCAGGCGACAACGCAACGGACCTGATCAAGAAGTACACGCGACTGCGCAACACGGCCCGCCAGGCCGAAATCACGCAGGAGCTCTCCGAGATTGTCGCAGGTGCCGACGCTCTCGCGTCGTAG
- the atpA gene encoding F0F1 ATP synthase subunit alpha: MAELTINADDVRNALNEFAASYEPGNAERVEVGRVTTAGDGIARVEGLPSVMANELLRFEDGTLGLAQNLDVREIGVIILGDFQGIEEGQEVHRTGQVLSVPVGDAFLGRVVDPLGQPMDDLGEIKAETTRALELQAPGVTQRKSVHEPMQTGLKAIDAMIPIGRGQRQLIIGDRQTGKSAIAIDTIINQKANWASGDVTKQVRCIYVAIGQKASTIAAIRQTLEDNGALEYTTIVASPASDPAGFKYLAPYAGSAIGQHWMYGGKHVLIVFDDLSKQAEAYRAVSLLLRRPPGREAYPGDVFYLHSRLLERCAKLSDELGAGSMTGLPLIETKANDVSAYIPTNVISITDGQIFLQSDLFNANQRPAVDVGVSVSRVGGAAQVKSMKKVSGTLKLDLAQYRDMQAFAMFASDLDAASRQQLTRGARLMELLKQGQYSPFPVEDQVVSIWAGTNGYLDDVPVEDISRFEAEFLEHLRHKSSILTTLAQTNVLDDDTVAALKSSIVDFKKGFFGEGDNHLVGAGHEEHDAISEGEVDQEKIVKQKR; this comes from the coding sequence ATGGCCGAATTGACCATCAACGCCGACGACGTCCGTAATGCGTTGAACGAGTTCGCGGCGTCCTACGAACCCGGAAACGCAGAGCGCGTAGAGGTTGGCCGTGTAACGACCGCAGGTGACGGCATCGCCCGTGTTGAGGGCCTTCCCTCGGTCATGGCGAACGAGCTTCTTCGCTTCGAAGACGGCACGCTGGGCCTGGCCCAGAACCTTGACGTCCGCGAGATCGGTGTCATTATCCTCGGTGACTTCCAGGGCATCGAGGAAGGCCAGGAAGTGCACCGCACCGGGCAGGTTTTGTCCGTTCCGGTTGGCGACGCCTTCCTCGGCCGCGTGGTTGACCCCTTGGGCCAGCCCATGGACGACCTGGGCGAGATCAAGGCTGAGACCACCCGTGCCCTGGAACTCCAGGCGCCCGGCGTGACCCAGCGCAAGTCGGTCCACGAACCGATGCAGACCGGCCTGAAGGCCATCGACGCGATGATCCCGATCGGCCGCGGCCAGCGCCAGCTGATCATCGGCGACCGCCAGACCGGCAAGTCCGCCATCGCGATCGACACCATCATCAACCAGAAGGCCAACTGGGCTTCGGGAGATGTCACCAAGCAGGTCCGCTGCATCTACGTCGCCATTGGCCAGAAGGCGTCCACCATCGCCGCCATCCGCCAGACCCTCGAGGACAACGGCGCGCTTGAGTACACCACCATTGTGGCCTCTCCCGCGTCCGACCCCGCAGGTTTCAAGTACCTGGCACCGTACGCGGGCTCGGCCATTGGCCAGCACTGGATGTACGGCGGCAAGCACGTCCTGATCGTGTTTGATGACCTGTCCAAGCAGGCCGAGGCATACCGCGCCGTGTCGCTGCTCCTCCGCCGCCCGCCGGGACGCGAAGCTTACCCGGGCGACGTGTTCTACCTGCACTCCCGCCTGCTGGAGCGTTGTGCAAAGCTCTCCGACGAGCTCGGTGCCGGCTCCATGACGGGCCTGCCGCTGATCGAGACCAAGGCGAACGACGTGTCCGCCTACATCCCGACCAACGTCATCTCCATCACCGACGGCCAGATCTTCCTGCAGTCGGACCTCTTCAACGCCAACCAGCGCCCCGCTGTTGACGTGGGTGTCTCGGTGTCCCGCGTTGGCGGTGCCGCCCAGGTGAAGTCCATGAAGAAGGTCTCCGGTACCTTGAAGCTGGACCTTGCCCAGTACCGCGACATGCAGGCGTTCGCGATGTTCGCATCCGACTTGGACGCAGCGTCCCGCCAGCAGCTGACCCGCGGTGCACGCCTGATGGAACTGCTCAAGCAGGGCCAGTACTCGCCGTTCCCGGTCGAGGACCAGGTTGTCTCCATCTGGGCCGGCACCAATGGCTACCTGGATGACGTTCCCGTCGAGGACATCAGCCGCTTTGAGGCCGAGTTCCTGGAGCACCTGCGCCACAAGTCCTCGATCCTGACCACGCTGGCCCAGACCAACGTGCTGGACGATGACACCGTTGCCGCTCTGAAGTCCTCGATTGTGGACTTCAAGAAGGGCTTCTTCGGCGAGGGTGACAACCACCTGGTAGGCGCCGGCCACGAGGAGCATGACGCTATCTCCGAGGGCGAAGTCGACCAGGAAAAGATCGTCAAGCAGAAGCGCTAG
- a CDS encoding F0F1 ATP synthase subunit delta, protein MAGVSSESLATALAGLEAKLPTASLQLAKELFGILGMVDSSAGLRRALTDPSRSGDEKSALVRQLVGGKVSADAAEIASGLASSRWASARDIGDALETLAATVVISVAENKSAVSASGITGLEELENDLFSFNQAVASSHEVQRALSEPQASGAAKAGLAEKLVPGVSEEAKVLITQAVSEPRGIKPTRLVERFAELAAKRQQRWIATVSVTRPLSQTQMERLQAGLNALYGRELKVNINVDPSLIGGIRVQVGDEVLDASVLSRLGELQRQLAG, encoded by the coding sequence ATGGCAGGCGTATCGAGCGAATCGCTGGCAACAGCCCTTGCCGGTTTGGAAGCGAAGCTTCCCACGGCGTCGCTGCAGCTGGCAAAGGAACTCTTCGGAATCCTGGGAATGGTGGACAGCTCGGCTGGCTTGCGCCGTGCCCTGACTGACCCCTCCCGCAGCGGTGACGAAAAGTCGGCGCTGGTGCGGCAGCTGGTTGGCGGAAAAGTCTCCGCTGATGCTGCTGAGATCGCGTCAGGACTGGCCAGCTCACGCTGGGCATCGGCGCGTGACATCGGCGATGCACTCGAGACTCTTGCCGCAACGGTGGTCATTTCCGTTGCTGAAAACAAGTCGGCCGTTTCTGCCTCCGGAATCACTGGCCTGGAAGAGCTGGAAAATGATCTGTTTTCCTTCAACCAGGCTGTTGCCTCCAGCCACGAGGTACAACGTGCTCTGTCCGAACCGCAGGCATCGGGCGCAGCTAAGGCTGGCCTTGCCGAGAAGCTGGTACCCGGCGTCAGTGAGGAAGCCAAAGTCCTCATCACGCAGGCTGTCAGCGAGCCACGCGGGATCAAGCCCACCCGGCTTGTGGAACGGTTCGCCGAACTGGCGGCCAAGCGGCAGCAGCGCTGGATTGCAACGGTCAGCGTAACCCGGCCCTTGTCGCAGACGCAGATGGAACGCCTCCAGGCGGGCCTGAATGCGCTGTACGGGCGGGAACTGAAGGTCAACATCAACGTTGACCCCTCGCTTATTGGCGGAATCCGCGTCCAGGTGGGTGACGAAGTGCTTGACGCTTCGGTTCTCTCCCGGCTGGGCGAACTGCAACGCCAGCTGGCCGGCTAG